In Blastocatellia bacterium, the DNA window ATTCTCCGCGTGTTGGTCCCGGGCGGACGATTCCTCTTCATCGAGCACGTCGCGGCTCCAGCAGGCACGCGCCTTCGCTATTGGCAGGAACGCTTGCGACCTCTTTGGAGACGACTCGCCGACGGCTGCCATCCGGATCGCGAGACAGATCAGCTCATCCAAGCCGCGGGGTTCGAGCGCGTGTTCATGCACCGACTCTCATTCCCCTTTCCCGTTGTCGCTCCACACATCATCGGGACGGCGATCAAGAGCGCTGCATCTTGAATTCCGCTCACATCATGTGAGCGCGGATCCGCTCATCCCCATCGGAGCTGTTGGCGCACGCGATGAGCTAACTCGAGCGCCTGGGTGACCTCTTCGGCGAGGACGGTCACATGTCCCATCTTTCGCTTGGGACGCGCCTCTTTCTTCCCATAGAGATGCAGGCGGACGCGCGGATCTTCCAAAATCCGTTCCACGCCGATCAACCGGTGACCACGCCCATCTCCGAGCAGATTGATCATCACCGCCGGCGAACGCAGAATGGGCGGAACGATCGGCAATCCGCAGATCGCACGCGCATGGTTCTCAAACTGCGAGACCATGCACGCGTCGAGCGTATAATGCCCAGAATTATGAGGCCGTGGGGCGATCTCATTGACGAGGAGGCGATCGTCCTCAAGCAGGAACATCTCGACGCAATAGACGCCGATGATCTGAAGGTGCTCGCCGATCGCGCGAACGATCCGACGGGCTTCCTCTTCGACCGATGGAGCGACCCGAGCGGGGACGATCGAAGTGTCCAAGATATTGTCCACGTGCACGTTCTCGACCAAGGGGTACGTGAGGACCGTTCCCCGTTCATCTCGAACTCCGATCATGCTCACCTCTTTGGCAAAGGGCACCCATTGCTCCCAAAGCGCCTGCGGCTCGGCGCGCGATGTCTCGGGCACGCCCAAGCGGTGGAGCGCATCACGCGCCTCTTCCAGCGTTCGGACGAGGGCTTGTCCCTTCCCGTCATATCCTCCGGAGACCGTTTTGAGCACGGCCGGGAATCCGATCTCGCGAGCCGCGCGTTCACCATCCTCGATCGAGGCGATGGCGCGAAAGGCTGGGACGCCGATGCCCAAGTCGGAGACGAACGTCTTCTCGCGCCACCGATTTTGCGTGATAGCGAGGACAGCGCTCGAAGGACGGACCCATCGGCCCTCCGCTTCGAGCCGTTGAACCGATGTCGCTGGCACGTTCTCGAACTCGTAGGTCACGACATCGCTGCGGTCACCGAGTCGCGCGACAGCCTCCAGATCGTCATAGGGAGCCACGATCTGTGCATCGGCGACCTGACCGCAAGGCGAGTCCGGTTCCGGATCCAATGTGATCACGCGATAGCCCATGCGCTTGGCCTCTAGGGCGAGCATGCGCCCCAATTGCCCACCACCGAGGACGCCAATAGTGCGCCCGGGTTCGATGATCGTCATTCCGACTCCTCCTCGATCGTCATCTGCAAGACGTCGTTCTTCATCGCCTCCACGTAAGCGGCGAGCCGCTCGGCGATCTCCGGATATTTAATGGCCAGGATGCGCGCCGCCATCAACCCCGCGTTCTTCGCGTTCCCAATGGCGACGGTCGCTACCGGCACGCCAGCCGGCATCTGGACGATCGAGAGCAACGAATCGAGCCCATTGAGGGCCCGCGAGGGGACGGGCACCCCAATGACGGGCAAGATCGTCTTCGACGCCGTCATGCCTGGCAGATGCGCCGCTCCTCCGGCCCCCGCGATGATGACCTCCAGCCCTCGCGCCCGCGCCGTCTCCGCATACTCGAACATCAAATCCGGCGTCCGATGCGCCGAGACGATGCGCACTTCATGGGGAATATCCAACTGCCGCAAGATCTCCACCGCGCCGCGCATTGTCTCCCAATCCGACCGGCTTCCCATGATCACGCCCACAAGTGGACGGCTCTGCCGCTCATTTGCACTCATATGACCTCCGCCGATTCCCGCGGATCCGAGCAACCTCGTATCTCTTCGCGAAGCGCTTCGAAGCCGGATTATCTTATCGCACCTCTTCCCTCTTCGGGAAGTCTCGCGTATGATCTTCCTCTCATGCTCACGCTCAATGCCGTATGGTTTGTGACTTCCAGCGCGTGGGGCGCCGATCTCTCGCGCGCGCTCTCGGCGCACGCGTGGCCCATAGATCTCATTCGACGCGGGCTGTATTTGTATCTTCCCGAGGAAGCGGGCGACTACGTTTATTTGGTGAGCGCCGGACGGCTGCGGATCTTTCGCGTGAATCCGATGGGCGAGGAGAAGACGATCGCAACGCTCGGCCCGAACGACCTCTTCGGCGAACTCCGCGGAGGCCCCCGAGAATTCGTCCTCGAAGCTGTGGAGGATCTGGCGGTGAAGACGGTGGACCGTCGGGCGCTGGAGGAACATGCGATGCGCCCTGCGACAATACGTCTCTCTGGCGAAGGCGGCGACCTGGATCTCTCCCTCCCGATCTCGCGATTGCTCGATACAGCTCCTCGATCGCGCCTGGCTCGCGTGCTGTCACGATTGGCTGAGGAATACGGTGTGCCCACGCTCGATAAACGCACCCTCGTCCCGGTAAAGTTGACGGCTCGCGCTTTGATGGAGATGACTGGACTCTCTGAGGAAGCGGTGCGAGAGGTCCTGGAAGAACTACTCGCCGAGCGCGTGATCGCTTTTGAGGGCGGGAATCTCCTCATCCGCTATCGAGCGGAGCTGGAACGGATGACCGAAGACGCCGTATGAGCAGCGACCGGAAACAGCGAGAGCATCTCGCGCCGAGATTCTTCGCCTTGTGGGCACTCGTAGGCCTATGTGGATTGCTCCCTGCTTGCGCTCCTCCATTTCGCGTCCCCACGCAGATTCGTCTTCCTGAGCAGAGCCCTCGTGGAGAGGCGGAGAGCGTGGATCTCGCGATTCGCGCGACCCTCCTTGTGGACGAAGAAGCACACTTGGACCTCTTTCGAGCGAATCTGCTATTGGCCGGGCTTTTGCCGATCTATCTGGAGATGAAGAACCGCGGCGATGCGGCGATCGAACTTCGCCGAGCGCGCGTGGACGCTTGGGATGAAACTGGAAATCGCCTCGCTGTGCGCGCGCCCAAGCAAGCGCTTCGCCAACTCTTCGACTACTACGAGGTCACGGCCTATCGGATCGCCTCGCGCGAAGAGCTAGAACGAGCGTTCTCGGAGATTGCTTTCGCATTCACGCCCGCGCTCGCTCCCGGAGAGATGCGACGCGGGATGCTCTTCCTCGCTCTTCCTCCCGGTCCCCGTCCTCTGCCGACCCGTCTCACGCTCACGCTCGCTGCGCTCCGCCGTGCGCGCTCGTCGGAACCGCTCTCGCTCACGCTTCAAATCAGCGCGCGATAATCGGCGAGACGACACACGCTCACTCTGGAGGAATAGGCCTTCGGGAAGAGACGCTGCGCGCCCCTCGAATCGGCTCAGCGTTCGCGCCGGTGTTGCTCCATCATGCGGATGAATTCGTCGAAGAGATAGAGGGCATCGTGCGGACCGGGCGAAGCCTCCGGATGGTATTGGACGGAGAAGATGGGCAGTTCCCGATGACGCATGCCTTCGAGCGTCCCGTCGTTCAGATTGAAGTGCGTCGGCTCGATCTCCGGCGGAAGCGTCTCCGCCGCCACAGCGAATCCGTGATTGTGCGCCGTGATCTCCACGCGTCCAGTTCGAAGATTCTTCACCGGCTGATTCCCCCCTCGATGGCCAAACTTCAACTTATACGTGCGTCCGCCGAAGGCGAGCCCGAGCAGTTGATGCCCCAAGCAGATGCCGAAGATAGGGAGTCGCCCGATCAGGCGTCGGATGTTCGCCACGACGCCAGTGAGGGGTTCTGGATCACCCGGTCCATTGGAGAGGAAGACTCCATCGGGCTTCAAGGCCAGCACATCTTCGGCCGAGGTGTGCGCCGGCACGACTGTTATCCAACAGCCGCGCGCAGCCAGTTGCCGCAGGATGTTGAACTTAATGCCAAAATCATACGCTACGACGTGGAAGCGCGCCGTAGCCGCTGACGATGAGTCGTTCGCCGGATCCACTTGAGCCGCCCATTCGTTCCACACATACGGATGCTCGCACGTCACCCGACTCGCCAAATCGAGGCCGAGCATCGAAGGAGCCTCGCGAGCCCGCCGCACTGCGTCCTCAGCATCGAGCGTCTTCGTCGAGAGACAGGCGCGCATCGCTCCTCGCTCGCGAATGTGCCGCACCAAGGCTCGCGTATCAATTTCCGCGATGCCCACGATGCCGTAATGCTTCAGATAATCCTCCAAGCTCGCCTCAGCGCGCCAATTGCTGAAGGTCCGAGAATATTCCCGCACGACGAAGCCTTCGACGAACGGACGCCGCGACTCAATATCCGCCGAATTCACCCCATAATTGCCGATGTGCGGATACGTCATGACGACAATCTGTCCGGCGTAGGAAGGATCGGTCAAAATCTCCTGATACCCTGTCATCGAGGTGTTGAAGACGATCTCCCCTGTACGCTCGCCTTCTGCGCCGAAGGCCTCCCCACGATAGACCGTGCCATCTTCCAGCGCGAGAATCGCCTCCATAGTCACTCTCTCCGATCGAAACCTTACACTGCCGAGGATCGACCCTCGGCGCACGACGCCTCGGTCGGTTCGGCCTCTCCTTCCGCGCGAGGCGGATTAGCTCCTACAACAGCCTCAGCATCGTGGGGTCTCGTTCGGGATCCCCCTTCTTTGGAAGACCGCGCTCCTGCAAAGACATGATGGAAATAAGGCGTCAAAAGCTGATGTCCGATGAGCACCAGCACCGGCGACGCCACAAGGAGGACGAACGCCTTACCCACCACGGGCACCGCCGCCAGCGAGACGATGGCCGGAAGAAGAACCGCCAATGTCCGAACGAGCGATATCGAGAGGGCCTGCCGCAACGCGATCCCCACGAGGAAGGCGAAGGGCGGAAGCGCCGCGATCCCCAGAGCCATTTCGTATCGCGGCGCCCACTCCGGCAACACGAGGAAAACCGGCAGGATCATCACGCCGTGAGCCACCGTCCACCCATAGAGCGCCGCCCCCAACATCTGCCGGTAGTGTTCGCGCCAGAGGACAAGCAGTGGCTTCCGCACGGAGAACGCATTTGCGAAAAGAAGGAGGAGGGGGACAAAGACCATCACCAGCACGACAAGCCATCCGAATCCTTCTCGCACAGCCTCGCGCAAGGCACTCAAAAGGTAGCGCACAGAGACGGCGTCCCAGTGTCCGCGCGCGCTCAGCAGGTAGCGCACTTGCTCGAACACCCCCGTGAGCTTGCTCTCGTAGAGCATCGTGATGCCGAGAGCCCATAGAGCCACTCCTCCGATCTCCGACCAGCGGATGATCCGCGCGAACGCCCGCGATGGGGCATACAGAAGCTCACCTACGGTTCGAATCACGCGGGACATGCCGAGTTATCGCAGTCGCCCCATGTTGCTGAGCGGCCAATAGCGGAAGACGGCCTTCCCGTAAATGTACTTCTCCGGCACGAGCCCCCACTGCCGGCTGTCGTTGCTCGAGTCGCGGTTATCTCCCATGACGAAATAGTAATGCTCGCGCACGTACACAGGCGGCATATTCTCCTCGCGCGTATGAAGACGCGAATCCAAATACGGCTCCGGCAAGGGTTCCCCATTGATGTAGACGACGCCGCGACGAATGGCGATCGTCTCGCCAGGCAGCCCGATCACCCGTTTGATGAATGACTTGGATGGATCGTTCGGATACCAGAAGACGACGATGTCGCCGCGTCGAATCGGCTCGAACTTGTAGATGAACTTGTTCACGAAGATGCGCTCGCCATCGTGCAAGCGCGGCAACATACTCGTTCCTTCGACGCGCACCGGTTGAATCACGAACGTGACGATCACGATCGCGATGAGCACCGTGAGCGCCAGGTCCCGCAGGAAAGCGCGAATCTCCCGTCCGAGCGCGATCACATCCCTCGGGGGTCGCGTCTCCGATGTTGTCTTCATCTGAGAACCATCTTCCGGGACGCCCCTTCCCCACGCGCCCGACTCCGGCCAACGGTGCGCCTCACTTTCGACGGATGCGACGAAGAGCTCCGCCTCATCTCCCACGCGCGCGCAGGGATCCTCGATTCGCGGAGGATCGATCGAGGTCTTCGATGGCTCACCGATCCGATAGTGTTCCTCACCCATCGCGGTCGCTCCACCTTCCGCTCGTGAGCAATAAGGGTATGGGCTCTCCGCCCATTTGTCAATTCGCGACTGCGGCGGCATTTGAAACTGCTGGGCACGCCATTGACTTCCCGAACTTCTTCTGGCAATCTTTTCGCCTTTTGTGACGATCGAACGTCGTCACGGAATCCAGTCGCACAAGGAGGGAGTCGTCATGGCACGCACAGCGGCCAAGCCGATTCGGCTCATCTGTCCTAAGTGTTTCGCAGCGTTCACCGTCGTCGCCTACATCTCGAAGGGGGTGGATAGGGAAGCGTACTATCGGCAACGCGCTGCCGAACACGACTGCTCGGCCAACGGCAAAAAGCAAGAGAGCGGATTCAAGGATCCGCTGAAGGCCTCCAAGGAGAGAGCGCGCAGTCGCTAATTCTCCCCAGGTGAACTGACGATCGGCCAACCTCGCGTGACGGAGTCGTGCAAAGCCCGACTCCGAAGGAGCTGTAGTATTCCTTGGCGCGTCCCGATCCACTTACGGCACGCGCATCGTGTGCAACCGTTTCCCCGCGGCATTGAAGATCGAGATCTCCGCGCGCGGCTCGCCTCGATCGGGGAATACGCGCACAAGAGCATAGGTGTACATGTTCGTCGCCGTGAACTCGACCTCGGGCCGACGCCCGACGAACGCAATTGGCGAAGGGAACTGCGCAATCGGCCCAGCGATAACCTCAAGAACGCCCTCAGCATGACGTAATACAGCCGCGTAATGAACGTCGGCGGCCAAAAAGATCACGTTTTCGATGCGATGGGCGCGGATGAAGTTTAAAATCTCCTGCCGCTCGATCCGATAGCCCTCCCAGGAATCGCGAGCATGATACTTCAAGGGCACAGTCGTGGCGATGAATTTGAACGTTGCCGGAGAGGCGAGCAGCGCCGCCTTCAACCATGCCTTTTGCTCAGCCCCGAGCATGGTCTTCGAGGGGCCATCTCGCTCCGATTGCGGACTGCGATATTGGCGACAATCGAGCAAGAAGATCTCAGCCGCACGTCCCCAACGGAACGAGCGGTAGAGCCGCGTCTCATCGGTCCCCTCCCGGCGAATCGGCCAATATTCGAGGAATGCCTGGCGCGCTATCGGAAGACGCGGATGCGTGCGATCGGCATTGTTGGCGATCTCATGATCATCCCACATGACGTAGAACGACGTTTCGCGCGCTAGACGTTGGAAGGCTGCGTCCTTTCGATTTCCCAGATACTTCAGGCGATACTCCGCGAGCGTCTTCGCCGCCGGGCCTGGACCTTGATCGGCATAGATCGTATCGCCGAGGAAGAGGAAGAAATCGGGACGCTGCGCGCGGACGGCGTCGAAGAGTCGGAACGGTTGATAGGCTTCACCCGCATCCCCACTGTAAGCGAATGCGAGCGGCGCCCACTCGTCCTCCTCAGGCGCCGTCAGGAATTGTCCGATCGAGCTGACGAACGCGCGCGAAGGAGCTGTCGGGTCTTGTACGTGAAGGCGGTAGAAATATCGCGTGTGCGGCAGAAGTTCACTGAGGGGAATCTCGGCTGTGAAATCTCGATCTGAGGAGAGCCGAATGGGTTCTGTGAATTGAGAAGTCGCCAAATCAGCCTCGGTTCCATACTCGACCTGCAGGATTGCCTCTCGATTCGCCCGAGCCCAGAGGAGCGCGCTGTCCTCAGTCACCTCACCCACGATCGGTCCGCTCACTTCCAATCCGTGAGCGATGCGCGCCGCCTCCGGAGAGGCGGAAGCGAACGTTCGGACCACGGCCTCTAACGCGAGAAACATGAGGATGGGAAGGAATCGCGACCGGTTTCGCATAGGACCTCATTTCGAAGGTGCCCAATATCCGGATCGGGCATGAACGCGAGCGCCGGGAACGGTGACCTCCACGCGCAATGAGCGCCAGCGGCCGTCTCGCTCCTGACGGCTCGGATAGTAGCCGATGCTGTAGAGCGTTCCGAGCTCGGCTTGGATCTTCGCGTACACTTCGTCCAATTGCGAGAGCCGCGACAACGGATAGACGCGTCCGCCAGTGCGTTCGGCCAACTCCCGCAACTCCCGTCGCGCCAGACGATATAATCCGCGCGTGATCTCCATCAGCTCCTCTTCGGTGAAGAAAAACGGATTCCGATACCGAAGGGGGAGATCCCGTGGACGATACGTTCTCCGATAGCGCTCCAACTGCGCGGGCGAGAGCGTGAGTTCTCCTCGCCGGATGCCTTCGAGCACAAACGCTTCGGTATCCAGCTCGATGACGTACACGGCGACAGCCGCTTGCTCCAACCGTTTCGCCGCCTCGGAGAAATCGTAGAAGCTCGCCGAATCCACGCCGTCGGTGAGGGCGACGATCACCTTCCGCCCAGACGCTGAGCGCAGCAGCTCATCGGCGACGACAGCGAGGGCATCGTAAAAAGCGGTCGCCGAGCCCGCCTTCAAATTCCGCAAAGCGCCGATCGCTTGCTTTCGCTCCTGTGTGAAATCCTGATGGAGGACCGCTTCGCGATTGAACTCGACGATGGCCACCCGATCCTGCGGACGCATCCGCTCGATGAACCGCATCGCCGCGCGCTGAACCGTCTTCAGCTCACCGCGCATACTGCCACTTGTGTCCAAAAGCAGGACGATGTCCACCGGTGCCTCCACCGTGGCGAAGTGAGAGATCTGCTGCTGCTCTCCGTCCTCGTACACGCGGAAGTCCTCGCGCGTGAGATGGGGCACGCTCTCCCCCTTTGGACCGATGACCGAAACGGTGAAGGAAACGAGATCCGAGCGCAACTCGACGATTGGTTCTTCGCCAGATTTCGGTCTCTGTGCGAAGGCTCCGGAAAAGCTGATCCCCAAGCCAATGAGGATTCCGAAGATCAGCGATCGTCGCGGCCAATCCCCCGCACGATGCGGCACCCGATCGTTCGAGCAAGTTGTTGACATGCCTCGTCGCATCCGATATATTGTTCGCCGAACAGCGCTTGGAGATTCCAATTCTGCCACATGAAGCGAAGGAGGTAAACGATGCGCGGGAGAGGACGGATCGCCATTCTGGGTTTCGTCTTCGGTACCTATGCCGCGGGATTGGGGCTCCTCTTCCAGCTCACGATCCCCGCAGAGAGCTGGGCGCAGCCGCAGCAAGAACGGAATGCCGTCGTGAAGGGAACAAGCACGGGCGCTCAAGCTACAGGTGAAGCTGCGGCACAAGCGGGCAAGGCTACAGCAAAGGCCGCTCGGACTGGCGCAAAAGCGACGGCAGAGGCAAGCACGTCGGCGGGAAAGACGACCGCCAAAGCGACGGCGAAGGGAGCGACGACAGCCGGGGAGGCGACGGCTCAGGGAGCGACCGAAGCGGGGAAAGCAGCGGCCAAAGGCGGCAAAGCTGCTGGAAAGGCCGTCGGCAAAGCTGGCAAAGCCGTGGGCAAAGCCTTCAAGCGCATCTTCTGAAAGCGAGCCCATATGAGGACGGGATACAAGCACGTCACTGCGTGGTGTGTGGTTTTCGTCTCTCTTACGCTTTGGGTACCGCTCACTAGCTCAACTCCGCAGGCTGGGACGATCATCGTGGATACGCTTAGTGATGCCGACGATGGGACTGATGGACGTTGTTCCCTGCGAGAGGCTATTGTGGCAGCAAATACTAACGCGACGTACAACGAGTGCACGCGCTCGGGCCCACCAGATGATACGATCACTTTCAGTGTGAGCGGGACCATCGTGCTGAACAACGGCATGCTTCCCATGATCCTTAGCGGATCAGGAGTGCTCACGATCGATGGAGGCGGGCGCATCACTATTAGCGGCGCAGGAACGACGCGCATTTTGCACAACCAAGGGGATCTGAGGTTGAGAAATTTGCGACTCGTTGAGGGTTACATAGATATTGGCGATGGTGGCGCTATTTTCAATGATGGAGGCGACCTGCGCATCGAGAACAGCATATTACGAGACAACGTCGTGGACGAGGGATTTGGAGGAGCAATCTCGAATCGGCTAGGTCGAGTCGTTATCATGAACAGTCAATTCTTGAATAACCGTATCCCGATTACTGGCGATGGCGGGGCGGTCTTTAACTTTAACGGAATGGTCGTCGTGAGTGCCAGTATCTTCTCAGAAAATTTCGCCGAGGTAGGCGGCGGAATAGCTCAGTTCCAACCAACATCGCATCTCATGATCAGTGAGACGACGTTTTCGAATAATAGCGCAGTCTTCAGTGGAGCTGTAGCTAATGACCGTGGAGCGGTGATTATTGTTCGTAGTACGTTCTCAGGGAACCGTGGAATTGGTGGATACAGTGGTGCAGTCTCTAATTTTGACAGGATGACGGTGACGAACAGTACGTTCTCAGGGAATATAGCTAGAGGGGGCAACATTGGCGGAGGAGCCATCGTCAATGGAGGAGAATTGTACCTCAGTTTCGTGACCATCGCCTTTAACCAAGCCACCACTGCAAACGGAGGAGGGATTTTCAACAATAGCGTCGGCGTTGTGCGCATCAAGAATTCGATTGTAGCGGGAAATACCGCGGGAGGCGCTGGAGGAAACTGTTGGAGTCAAGGCGGACCGATCCTTTCCCTTGGCGGGAATGTGGATAACGATGGCACCTGCTTTGGAGGAGCGGGGAGCCCGAACATTAATCTCGGTCCCTTGCAAAATAACGGAGGGCCGACGCAGACCCACGCTTTGCAGGCGGGTAGCGTTGCAATTGGCGCAGCGATTGACTGTACCGATGCGCAAGGCAATTCGATCACTGAGGACCAGCGAGGAATTCCTCGTCCTCAACCGGCTGTTGGAGCATGCGATGCGGGGGCATACGAAGCCCGACAGTTCAGGCTCACTGTGCAAAGGATCGGCACAGGGAGCGGGACGGCAAACAGCTCTCCCACAGGGATCTCCTGCGGATTAGATTGCACTGAAGATTACAGTGAGGGCACGACCGTACAGTTGATGGCCACTCCCGATCCGGGCTCCAGCTTCGCCGGCTGGGGAGGCGCCTGTTCCGGCGTCTCGCCTTCGACCTCCGTGGTCCTCGATGCGAACAAAACATGCACGGTGCTGTTCCAGCTTAGCCGCGCGGATCTTCGCATTAGCAAGCGGGCATCGCCTGACCCGGTGGTGGTTGGACAGTCGTTGCTGTATACCATTGAGGTCATGAACAGAGGGCCTGCGACTGCCACTAACGTTCAGGTGGAGGACTTCCTCCCAGAAGACGTTCAGCTCGAGGGGGTCTCTGGAACGGGGTGGAGCTGTAGCTCTGCGGGCAATCAGGTCACTTGTACTCGTCCTTCTATACCGGCTCAAACGACGGCTCCTCCGATTCGGGTGAGCGTGCGGGCACCGTTACGAATGATCACTCTCACGAACACGGCGAGCGTGCGTTCATCAGTCCCTGACCAACAACTGCAGGATAACCAAGCGAGTGTGGAGACACCGGTCGTTGGGCCGACTATGGCGTTTTTCATGGCTCGTTTCTCTCCCACAGGGGCTGAGGTCTCGATGGCCGCTTCATCATCACGCGGGGTGATCGTAGCCGATCCGCTTCAGGATCACGTGCGAGTGTTCGCATACCACAAGCAGGAGGGATTGAAGTTGAGGCAAACGATTCGGGTGGGACGAGGACCGGTCGCCGTGGCTGTAGGAGATGTGACAGGAGATGAGTGGACGGATGCTGTCACGGCGAACTTCTTGGGACGCAGCGTGACCGTAGTGCGAGGGCGAGGAGACGGAACGTTCGAACCTCGAGCGCGGACGTTCACCATCGGGGGGAGACCTGGGGCCATAGGGCTTGGCGATTTCAATCGAGACGGGCGATTGGACCTGGTGGTGACGTATCTTGATACGGGACAGCTTGAGCTTTGGTTAGGACGAGGAGATGGGACGTTCAGGGCAGGACGCCGAATTGCCGTTGGGAAACAACCCGTGGCGTTAGCCATAGCAGATATAAACCGAGATGGATTCCTCGATGCAGCAGTAGCCGACTGGGATTCTTCTGACGTGACCGTGCTCTTGGGGAAGCCAGGTGGGGCATTGGCGTCCGCTCAAGAGGTGAGCGTGGGAATGAAACCGACAGCAGTGACAGCGAGCGATTTGAACGGAGATGGATACGTCGAGCTGATTGTGGTGAACCATCGAGAGTCAAGTATTTCGATTTTGCAGAATGAGGGGAATGGGCGTGGGACGGTACGCTTTCGATCGGTGATAACTGTGCCGACGGCCGACGCTCCGCTGGGGGTGGCCGTGGGACGCTTCTCGTCTACGGGATTGAGTTTGGCCTGCGTGGGCGCGAATGCTCGAGAGATTTGGCTGTATCAACTCGATGAACGGATGATTCCAAGTCTAAAGCAAAAGCTGACTGCAACCAATATCTCGGCTGCTCTTACGGCGGGGGATCTCA includes these proteins:
- a CDS encoding Crp/Fnr family transcriptional regulator, which codes for MLTLNAVWFVTSSAWGADLSRALSAHAWPIDLIRRGLYLYLPEEAGDYVYLVSAGRLRIFRVNPMGEEKTIATLGPNDLFGELRGGPREFVLEAVEDLAVKTVDRRALEEHAMRPATIRLSGEGGDLDLSLPISRLLDTAPRSRLARVLSRLAEEYGVPTLDKRTLVPVKLTARALMEMTGLSEEAVREVLEELLAERVIAFEGGNLLIRYRAELERMTEDAV
- the lepB gene encoding signal peptidase I encodes the protein MKTTSETRPPRDVIALGREIRAFLRDLALTVLIAIVIVTFVIQPVRVEGTSMLPRLHDGERIFVNKFIYKFEPIRRGDIVVFWYPNDPSKSFIKRVIGLPGETIAIRRGVVYINGEPLPEPYLDSRLHTREENMPPVYVREHYYFVMGDNRDSSNDSRQWGLVPEKYIYGKAVFRYWPLSNMGRLR
- a CDS encoding FG-GAP-like repeat-containing protein, producing the protein MTNSTFSGNIARGGNIGGGAIVNGGELYLSFVTIAFNQATTANGGGIFNNSVGVVRIKNSIVAGNTAGGAGGNCWSQGGPILSLGGNVDNDGTCFGGAGSPNINLGPLQNNGGPTQTHALQAGSVAIGAAIDCTDAQGNSITEDQRGIPRPQPAVGACDAGAYEARQFRLTVQRIGTGSGTANSSPTGISCGLDCTEDYSEGTTVQLMATPDPGSSFAGWGGACSGVSPSTSVVLDANKTCTVLFQLSRADLRISKRASPDPVVVGQSLLYTIEVMNRGPATATNVQVEDFLPEDVQLEGVSGTGWSCSSAGNQVTCTRPSIPAQTTAPPIRVSVRAPLRMITLTNTASVRSSVPDQQLQDNQASVETPVVGPTMAFFMARFSPTGAEVSMAASSSRGVIVADPLQDHVRVFAYHKQEGLKLRQTIRVGRGPVAVAVGDVTGDEWTDAVTANFLGRSVTVVRGRGDGTFEPRARTFTIGGRPGAIGLGDFNRDGRLDLVVTYLDTGQLELWLGRGDGTFRAGRRIAVGKQPVALAIADINRDGFLDAAVADWDSSDVTVLLGKPGGALASAQEVSVGMKPTAVTASDLNGDGYVELIVVNHRESSISILQNEGNGRGTVRFRSVITVPTADAPLGVAVGRFSSTGLSLACVGANAREIWLYQLDERMIPSLKQKLTATNISAALTAGDLNEDGWLDVIALDALGELLEVWTADERGIFHKRLYR
- the carA gene encoding glutamine-hydrolyzing carbamoyl-phosphate synthase small subunit, whose amino-acid sequence is MEAILALEDGTVYRGEAFGAEGERTGEIVFNTSMTGYQEILTDPSYAGQIVVMTYPHIGNYGVNSADIESRRPFVEGFVVREYSRTFSNWRAEASLEDYLKHYGIVGIAEIDTRALVRHIRERGAMRACLSTKTLDAEDAVRRAREAPSMLGLDLASRVTCEHPYVWNEWAAQVDPANDSSSAATARFHVVAYDFGIKFNILRQLAARGCWITVVPAHTSAEDVLALKPDGVFLSNGPGDPEPLTGVVANIRRLIGRLPIFGICLGHQLLGLAFGGRTYKLKFGHRGGNQPVKNLRTGRVEITAHNHGFAVAAETLPPEIEPTHFNLNDGTLEGMRHRELPIFSVQYHPEASPGPHDALYLFDEFIRMMEQHRRER
- the purK gene encoding 5-(carboxyamino)imidazole ribonucleotide synthase, which codes for MTIIEPGRTIGVLGGGQLGRMLALEAKRMGYRVITLDPEPDSPCGQVADAQIVAPYDDLEAVARLGDRSDVVTYEFENVPATSVQRLEAEGRWVRPSSAVLAITQNRWREKTFVSDLGIGVPAFRAIASIEDGERAAREIGFPAVLKTVSGGYDGKGQALVRTLEEARDALHRLGVPETSRAEPQALWEQWVPFAKEVSMIGVRDERGTVLTYPLVENVHVDNILDTSIVPARVAPSVEEEARRIVRAIGEHLQIIGVYCVEMFLLEDDRLLVNEIAPRPHNSGHYTLDACMVSQFENHARAICGLPIVPPILRSPAVMINLLGDGRGHRLIGVERILEDPRVRLHLYGKKEARPKRKMGHVTVLAEEVTQALELAHRVRQQLRWG
- a CDS encoding VWA domain-containing protein, with translation MSTTCSNDRVPHRAGDWPRRSLIFGILIGLGISFSGAFAQRPKSGEEPIVELRSDLVSFTVSVIGPKGESVPHLTREDFRVYEDGEQQQISHFATVEAPVDIVLLLDTSGSMRGELKTVQRAAMRFIERMRPQDRVAIVEFNREAVLHQDFTQERKQAIGALRNLKAGSATAFYDALAVVADELLRSASGRKVIVALTDGVDSASFYDFSEAAKRLEQAAVAVYVIELDTEAFVLEGIRRGELTLSPAQLERYRRTYRPRDLPLRYRNPFFFTEEELMEITRGLYRLARRELRELAERTGGRVYPLSRLSQLDEVYAKIQAELGTLYSIGYYPSRQERDGRWRSLRVEVTVPGARVHARSGYWAPSK
- the purE gene encoding 5-(carboxyamino)imidazole ribonucleotide mutase, yielding MSANERQSRPLVGVIMGSRSDWETMRGAVEILRQLDIPHEVRIVSAHRTPDLMFEYAETARARGLEVIIAGAGGAAHLPGMTASKTILPVIGVPVPSRALNGLDSLLSIVQMPAGVPVATVAIGNAKNAGLMAARILAIKYPEIAERLAAYVEAMKNDVLQMTIEEESE
- a CDS encoding alkaline phosphatase D family protein — encoded protein: MRNRSRFLPILMFLALEAVVRTFASASPEAARIAHGLEVSGPIVGEVTEDSALLWARANREAILQVEYGTEADLATSQFTEPIRLSSDRDFTAEIPLSELLPHTRYFYRLHVQDPTAPSRAFVSSIGQFLTAPEEDEWAPLAFAYSGDAGEAYQPFRLFDAVRAQRPDFFLFLGDTIYADQGPGPAAKTLAEYRLKYLGNRKDAAFQRLARETSFYVMWDDHEIANNADRTHPRLPIARQAFLEYWPIRREGTDETRLYRSFRWGRAAEIFLLDCRQYRSPQSERDGPSKTMLGAEQKAWLKAALLASPATFKFIATTVPLKYHARDSWEGYRIERQEILNFIRAHRIENVIFLAADVHYAAVLRHAEGVLEVIAGPIAQFPSPIAFVGRRPEVEFTATNMYTYALVRVFPDRGEPRAEISIFNAAGKRLHTMRVP